The Lysobacter enzymogenes DNA segment GACCGAGTTGCCGATCACGAAGGCCACCGCCATGGTCTCGCCGAGCGCGCGACCCAGGCCGAGGAAGATGCCGCCGATGACCGCCGAGCGGGTGTAGGGCAGGACGATGTCCCAGCTGACTTCCCACTTGGTCGAGCCCAGCGCGTAGGCCGATTCCTTCAGGCGCGTCGGCACGGTCAGGAACACTTCGCGCATCACCGAGGAGATGAAGGGAATGACCATGATCGCCAGCACGATGCCGGCGGTGAGCATGCCGATGCCCAGCGGCGGGCCCTGGAACAGCGCGCCGATCACCGGCCAGGTGCCGACGTTGTCGTTGAGCCAGGGGGTGACGTATTCGGTCATCACCGGCACCAGCACGAACAGGCCCCACATGCCGTAGATGATCGAGGGGATGCCGGCGAGCAGTTCGATCGCGGTGCCGATCGGACCGCGCGCCCAGCGCGGCGCGACCTCGGTCAGGAAGAAGGCGATGCCGAAGCTCACCGGCACGGCGATGACCATCGCGATCAGCGCGGTGACGATGGTGCCGTAGATGGGAACCAGCGCGCCGTAATGGTTCTCGACCGGGTTCCACTGCGCGGTGATGAAGAAGTCGAGGCCTTCTTCTTCCAGCACGTGGCGGCCGCCCCACAGCATCGACAGCGCGGCGCTGGCGAGGGCGATGAGGACGAAGACGACGGTGGCGGTGAGGACGTAGCGGAACAGGCGGTCCTGGCGCGCGTCCTTGACGTCGCGGGCGGAGGAGGTGCCGGTCTGGGCGGGTAGGGCGGTCGCGTTCATTTGCGAGAGGGGTCCGTCGTTGCCGGAGCTTTCAGGGGCGGGCCGTTTCAGCGGGAAGCGGGAGGCTTGCGTTGGACCGGATAGCGCGGGTTTTGGGCTCGTCATCCCCGCGCAGGCGGGGATCCAGGGCTTCATCCCTACAGAACTTTTCATCGACACGCAGGGCGCTTAAGGCTTGAGCGCCCCGGCCAGGGCGCGGCGCGCCCTGGCGTTCGCGGATGCGCGAGCCAGTGGCTCGCCAGCGCATCCGCTCACCCCCGCTTTCGCGGGGATGACGTTCTGACAAAGCCGCGCCCGCTAAGCGGGCGCGGATCAGAACGTCACTTGAACTCCGCACCCCAATACGCCTCGATCTGCTTCACCAGTTCCGGCGGCAGCGGCACGTAGTCCAGGGCCTGCGCCTGCGACTGGCCGTTCTCGAAGGCCCACTTGAAGAACGCGCGGGTATCGGCGCTGCGCTTGGCGTCCTTCGGGGTCTTGTACATCAGGATGAAATTGGTCGCGGTGATCGGCCAGGACTTCTCGCCGCCGGCGTTGGTGATGACCAGGTTGAAGTCCTTGGCGTTGGCCCAGTCGGCGGTCGAGGCCGCGGCCTGGAACGATTCGGCGCTGGGCTGGACGAACTGGCCGGCCGCGTTCTGCAGCTGGGTGTGGGCCATCTTGTTCTGCATCGCGTAGGCCAGTTCGACGTAGCCGATCGAGCCCTTGATCTGCTTCACGTACGAGGCCACGCCTTCGTTGCCCTTGCCGCCGACGCCGCCCGGCCACTGCACCGAGGTGCCTTCGCCGACCTTGGCCTTCCACTCCGGGCTGACCTTGGACAGGTAGTTGGAGAAGTTGAAGGTGGTGCCCGAGCCGTCGGAGCGGTGCACGATGTTGATCTTCAGGTCCGGCAGGGTCGTGCCCGGGTTGGCCGCGGCGATCGCCGGGTCGTTCCACTTGGCGACCTTGCCCATGAACACGTCGGCCAGCAGCGGGCCGGTCAGGCGCAGCTTGCCGGCGTCGATGCCGTCGACGTTGACCACCGGCACCACGCCGCCGATCGCCGAGGGGAACTGGCCCAGGCCCGCGGCGGCGAGCTCGTCGCTCGGCAGCGGCTTGTCGGAGGAGCCGAAGTCGACCGTGCCGGCCTTGATCTGGGCGATGCCGCCGCCGGAGCCGATCGACTGGTAGTTGACCTTGGCGCCGGTGGCCTTGTTGTAGTCGTCCGACCACTTCGACAGCAGCGGGAAGATGAAGGTCGCGCCGGCGCCGGTGATCTGGGCGGCGACCTTGTCGCCGGCCGGGGCGGCGGCGTCGGTCTTGGCGTCGCCGGAGGCCGCCGGATTGGGCTGGTTGCCGCCGCCGCAGGCGGCGACGGTCAGCGCGATGGCAAGGGAGAGGACGGCGAGGCGGGCCGGCGACGATTTCATTCGGAGCTCCATCGAGGGGAGGCCGGCTGGGCGCCGGCTGGGTGGCGCCATTTGATGATCTTTTTGTTACACCGCTATGACATCGATTCGTCACGAATCTGTAGTGAAAGCCCGCCAGGGGTGTCCGGGGTCGCGGTTTTGCGGGGTTTGCGCGCGATTTGGCGGTAACAAAGCGATCTCGGGCGGCCTGGGCGCGACCCGGTTTCGAATGCGGAGCGTGGCCTGGGTGGCGGCCGGGAGGTGTCGTGGGAGGTGTTGTGGGAGGGCCTTCAGGCCCGACGCTCTTGTTCCAGATCGCCGCGACGTGGGACAAGAGCGTCGGGCCTGAAGGCCCTCCCACAAGAGCCGGCGCTCTGGCCCGGTTCCGGCGAGCCCGACCCTGGCGAGCCCATCCCCGCGCGGGCCGCAAAAAACGAAACGGGCCCGAAGGCCCGTTGCGTCCGATCTCCCCTGGCAAGCGACCGCAACCCCCCGGTCCGATCGCCTTCCCGGTCGATCAATAGCTCATGTTGCTCTGCCAGTAGGTCTCGATCTGCTTGACCAGCGCGTCGGGCAGCGGCACGTAGTCGAGGGTCTTGGCCTGGGCATCGCCGTTGGCGTAGACCCACTTGAAGAATTCCTTGGCGTTCTTGGCGCCTTCGGCGTTCTTGGGCTGCTTGTACATCAGGATGAAGTTGGTCGCGGTGATCGGCCAGGAGTTCTCGCCCGGCGCGTTGGTCATGACCAGGTAGAAGTCCTTCGAATTCGCCCAGTCGGCGCTGGCGGCGGCGGCCGAGAAGGTCTCGTCGGTCGGCAGCACGAACTTGCCGTCGGCGTTCTTCAGGCGCGAGTACGACATCTTGTTCTGCAGCGCGTAGGACAGCTCGACGTAGCCGATGCCGCCCTGGATCTGCTTGACGTAGGCGGCCACGCCCTCGTTGCCCTTGCCGCCGATGCCGGTCGGCCACTTGACCGCGGTGCCTTCGCCGACCGAGGACTTCCACTCCGGGCTGATCTTCGACAGGTAGTTGACGAAGTTGAAGGTGGTGCCCGAACCGTCGGAGCGGTGCACGACGGTGATCTTCTTCTCCGGCAGCTTCAGGCCGCCGTTGAGGGCGACGATGGCCGGATCGTTCCACATGGTGATCTTGCCGAGGAAGATGTTGGCCAGGGTCGCGCCGTCGAGCTTCATCGCGCCGGACGCCACGCCCGGGACGTTGACCACCGGCACCACGCCGCCGATCACCGACGGGAACTGGGCCAGGCCGAACTTGGCCAGCTCTTCGGGCTTGAGCGGGGCGTCGGAGGAACCGAAGTCCACCGTCGCCGCCTTGATCTGGGCGATGCCGCCGCCCGAACCGATCGACTGGTAGTTGACCTTCTTGTTGGTGGCCTTGGCGTAGTCGGCCGACCACTTGGACATCACCGGGTAGACGAACGAGGCGCCGGCGCCGGTCACGTCGGCGGCCTGCGCATTGAAGGCGAACGCGGCGGCCAGGGCCAGCGCGGTCACGCGGAAGCTACGGGAATTGAACACGATGGGGCTCCTGAAGAGAGACGGCTGGCACGAATCCGTTGGCGCGCATTGCATAACGGATCGGTGACAGCGGCAGGTCGGAAGAATGACGAAGCGATGACGTCCCCCGGCGGCCGATGCGCGGCCGTCGGCGTCGCCGGCGCGGCTGCGAAAGACGGGCTGCGAAAAGAAGGGCGCGGCACCTGCCGCGCCCTGTAACGATCGAAACCGATCGAGGGGGAGAGAGATCCGTCGAGCGCTTACCAGTAGAACTGCAGGCGCGCCGACAGCACGTTCGGGCTGTCGTCGACCACGCGGTTGAAGGTGCGGTTGTTGTACTGCGGGTTCTGCGAGTAGGTCGCGCTGGTCTTGCCGATGTAGCGCGAGCTGTCGACGATCGAGTAGTCCAGCATGAACTTGAAGTTCGAGCGCCAGTACCAGTTCACGCCCACGGTCCAGGCGCTCATCTCGCCGCCGAGCACGCCGTCGACGATCGGGGCGGCGGTCGGGGTGGCGCCCGGACGCAGGCTGCCGTCGTTGAGGTCGATCTTGTCGTAGCGCAGGCCGACCTGCCACATGCCGGTGGCCGGCTCGTTGGGCAGCGGGGTGGTCGGGGTGCCCGACTTGTAGCCCCAGGTCTCGCCGGTGATGTTCCACACGCCGCTGACGTACCAGCTGTCGGTGGTGTAGTCCTTGCCGGTCAGGGTCGCGGTCTTGTAGCGGTCCAGCGTGCTGCGCATGTACTCGGCCTGGACCTTGAACGGGCCCTGCACGTACATCGCCTCGGCGCCGATGATGGCCTGGGTGTCGACGTTGGTCAGGGTGCCCGAATCGACCAGGCGGCCGGAGGCCAGATCGACCTGCGGACGGGTGCGGATGCGCGCGCTGTTGTCGAGGATGCCGGTGTTGCCTTCCAGCTCCGCGTCCAGGTTCACGTACGACAGGCCCAGGTGCAGGACGTTGCCCTTCTCGTTGATCGGGGCGAAGGTGCCGCGCAGGCCGTAGCCCTTGCCGTGCTTCTGGTTGCGGGTCAGCTCGTCGCCGAAGTAGCTGGCGGTCAGGCTCCAGTCGTTGGTGCCGTAGCTGTAGGCGACGCCGAGGCGGCGGGCGATGCCGAAGGTGTTGGTCACCATCGCCTTGGAGATGAAGTCGTTGTTCTTGGTCGAGGACAGCTCTTCCATGCTGTTGGGCTGCTTGAACTGGCCGAACTGCACGTAGTGGTTGCCGTCGCCGCCGATCTTGTACTTCAGGTTGACGTCGAGGAACTTGTCGGCCTTGGCGTCGTAGCCGGCGACCCACTCGAAGTTGCCCGGGCCCTTGCCCTTGAGCACCAACTCGGCGCGGCGCAGTTCCTGGTCGGTGTCCTTGCCGTCCGGCAGGTCGCCGTTGAGGTTCAGGACATCGCTGTTGAAGTCGTTGTAATCCGCCTGGACCAGACCTTCGAAGGTGACTTCCGAGTCGCCGATGACGTCGAGGGCGATTTCGGCGTGCGCGGCGGGCGCGGCGAGCGCGGCGAGCAACGCAACGGCGAGGGTGGTGCGCGAGAGTTTCATTGGTCTAGCCCTGAGGCGTGGAGAGATGGCGCGCAGGCTAGGGTGTGAAAGTTGCGTAAATGTGACAGGACTGACTTATTTCTTGGGCATGACCGTCGGATGACGTCGTTACAACTGTCAGGTTTCGGCTGAAATATCCTTTCCGATCAGACAGCTACGGGCTCCGGATCGCCCGGCGTCTGGTCCGGGAAGCGACAAAGATCACGGATCGCGCAATGCGGGCAGTCGGGTTTGCGTGCCTTGCAAACGTAACGTCCGTGAAGGATCAGCCAGTGGTGAGCGTCTTGCAGGTAGCGATCCGGCACCACTTTCACCAGCTTGTGCTCGACCGCGAGCACGTCCTTGCCCGGCGCCAGTCCGGTGCGGTTGGAGACCCGGAAGATGTGCGTGTCGACCGCGATGGTCGGCTCGCCGAACGCGGTGTTGAGCACCACGTTGGCGGTCTTGCGGCCGACGCCCGGCAGCGCTTCGAGCGCGGCGCGCTCGCGCGGCACTTCGCCGCCGTGCCGGTCCAGCAACTGCTGCGACAGCGCGATCACGTTCTGCGCCTTGGTGTTGAACAGACCGATGGTGGCGATGTAGGGCTTGAGCCCGTCCACGCCGAGATCGACCAACGCGCGCGGCGTGTTCGCCACCGGGAACAGCTTGCGCGTGGCCTTGTTGACGCCGACGTCGGTGGCCTGCGCCGAGAGCGCGACGGCGACCAGCAATTCGAACGGCGTGGTGTATTCCAGTTCGGTGGTCGGATGCGGGTTGAGCGCCTGCAAGCGGGCGAACATCTCCTCGATCTGCGCCGGCTTCATCTGCGCGCCGGGACGTTCGCGCACGGTCGCGTCGACGCGTGCGCTCGGGCGCGCCGGTTTGGGCGAGGGCTTGGCGGCGGTTTTCTTCGCCGCCGCGCGCGCGGTCGCGATCTTCTTCGCCGCCGGTTTCTTGGTCGCGGCCTTGCTCGCGGCGGTCTTCCCGGCGCTCTTGCTTGCGGGATTCTTCTTGGCGGAGCCCGCTGCCGAAGTCCGTTTCGCCGCGGGCTTGTTCGCGGCGGAGGACGCGGAGCGGGCGGACGTGGCTGGCCGGGAGGCGGGCGCGGTCTTGGGCATGCGGGGAGGGCGGTGCGAAGGAGGTTCGAAGGGTAAGGCCGGCGCGAACGGCTACGGCGTTCCGCGCTGGGCGGCCTTGGCTTTGGCGCGCGCGAGCGCGGCGGCTGCGGCGCTCGGCAGAGCGGGGCGCGGCGCGGTTTCGGCGGCGGGGAGGTTCGGGGGCTCAGTCGAGGCCGTCGCCGCGTCGGCCGCGGTGTCGTCGGCGGACGTCTCGGCAGCCGTCCGGACCGACGCCGCGGCGCGCTGCGCCGTGCGTTCCTCGGCGCGGCGCTGCAGGCGGCGGTCGCGGGCGCGGTAGCGTTCGCGCGCGGCCAGCGCGCGCAGGCGCGCCTGGCGCGCGTCGCGGCTGCGCTGCGCGCACGCCGGCGCGCAGGCGGCGCAGACGCAGGCGGCATCGAAGTCGGGATCGAGCAGGCCGAGCGCGATCGCGCGGTCGAGATCGTCGTCGGCCAGCGCGCGCGCGATCGCATGCGCGCGCGCGCCGGACGCATCGGCGCAGGCGCACACGCAGGCGTTCGGCGCGCGCTCGCTCACCGGTCGCTCAACTGCCGCGGAACGCCGGCTTGCGCCGTTCCAGGAACGCGCCGGTGCCTTCGCGCATGTCGTCGGTGGAGAACATCAGGCCGAACTGCGCGGTCTCGTACTCCAGTCCTTCCTCGATCCCGCATTCGCCGCCGACGGCGACGCAGTCGAGCACGCCGCGCAGCGCCAGCGGCGCGGACGCGGCCAACTGCTCGGCGAGCTTGAAGGTTTCCGCTTCCAGCTCGGCCGCCGCGACCACGCGGTTGACGATGCCCAGTTGCTGCGCGCGCGCCGCATCGATCGGCGCGCCGAGCAGGCACAGTTCCAGGGTCGCCGCGCGCCCGGCAAGGCGCAGCAGGCGCTGGGTGCCGCCGAAGCCCGGGATCAGGCCGAGGTTGATTTCCGGCTGGCCGACCTTGGCGCTGTCGGCGGCGATGCGCAGGTGGCAGCCCATCGCCAGTTCCAGGCCGCCGCCGAGGGCGAAGCCGTTGATCATGGCGATCACCGGCTTGGGCATCTTCTCGATCCGGCGCATCAGCTTCTGCCCGCGCAGGGAGAAGTCGCGGCCCTGAACCGGAGCGAGTCCGTTCATCTCGGCGATGTCGGCGCCGGCGACGAAGGCCTTGGGGCCGGCGCCGGTCAGGACCACGGCGCGCACCGCCGGATCGGCCGCGGCGGCCTCGAAGGCGGCCAGCAGGGCGTCCAGGGTGGCCGCGTTGAGCGCATTCAGCTTGTCGGGACGATTGACGGTGATCTGGCGCACGGCGCCGCGATCGGCGATCAGCAAGGGCGATTCGGTCATGTGATGGCCGTAGATTCAGGGACGAGGGGGATTGCGACCGGCGTTGAACTCCGCGCCGGCGGCGCGGTCAGAGCGGGCTGGCGTCAGTAGCGGTTAAGCGCTGCCGCCGGTATCCTAACCCGTCCTGTCGGGGCCTTTCGACCGACGGACACTACATACGGGGCATTGGAAGCCGCCCCCAGCTGATCGGGGCGGCCCAGGTCGCCCCGTGCCATTACCGGAGATTTCATCGAATGAAGTTGCGTTTGATTGCTGCCGCCGTCGCGGCCCTGGCTCTGACCGCCGGCAACGCCGTCGCGCAGGACACTTCTTCCGAGAAGGGCAAGCTGAGCTACGCGCTCGGCTACGACCTCGGCCGCAATGCCGTGGAAAGCGGCGAAGCGGTCGATGTGAACACCATCGTCAAGGGCCTGCAGGACGGCTACGCCAAGAAGCAGCCCTCGGTGCCGGTCGATCAGCTGCGCACCGCGGTGCAGAACATGCAGAAGCGCCAGGCCGAGAAGGCCAAGGCCGAGTGGGACAAGGCTGCGGCCGAGAACAAGACCAAGAGCGACACCTTCGTCAACGCCAACAAGGCCAAGGCCGGCGTGAAGGTGCTGCCGGGCGGCGCCCAGTACCGCGTGGTCGAGAACGGCACCGGCGCCAAGCCGACCCAGGCCAGCACCGTGGCCCTGGAAGTGGCCGGTCCGTTCCCGTGGGGCGAGCGTCCGGCGCAGGCGCGTCCGGCCAACAACATCCCGTCGATCAAGGTCAGCGAGATCGAGATGCAGGCCATGCGCGACGTGCTGCTGCAGATGCCGGCCGGCTCGAAGTGGGAAGTGACCCTGCCGTCCGAGAAGGCCTACGGCGCCGACCCGCGCACCCCGTTCCCGCCGAACGTGGCCGTGCAGTTCGAGATCAAGCTGATCAGCGTCAAGTAAGACCCGCGTTCGCGGTCTTAGGCTCCAACGCGCTTGCGCCGGCCCGTCCGGCGCAAGTCGTTTCTGGGGCGGGCGCCGCGGCCGCACGCCGCGGCCGGCGTCCGCCGTTTATCGCTGCGCTTGCCGCCGGACGCGATCGGGTCCTGGCGGCGAGGCTTTACCCGGCCGCGCCGCCAGGCACAATGGCGGCATGGCCCCGGTGGACGACATGACGACATTCCGCGCGGTGCTGAGCCCGTGCATCGGCATCTGCCAACTCGACGACGACGGCCTGTGCCTGGGCTGCCACCGCACCACCGCCGAGATCGCGCGCTGGTCGCAGATGAACGACGACGAGCGCCTGCGCCTGATGGAACACGTGCTGCCGCAGCGCGAATCGAACCGCGCATGAGCGGGCGCGACCGCCCCGGCGAGGGTCGCGCCGCGGGGCCGCGCGCTGCGGACGGTCGCGTCGCCGGCGCGGACGCTGCCAACGCGCCGGGTCCCGGGGATACCGCTGCGATCGATTCCGCTTCGAACGCACCCGCTTCGAGCGCACCCGCGTCGAACGCATCCGCTTCCGATCAACGCATCGCCGGCGACCGCGACTTCGACGCCGACTTCCTCGCCGGCGACTCGCGCGCGCGCACCCGCCTGCTGACCGCGCTGCACCCGCTCGACGCCGCGCCCGAGGACGACGGCTGGAACCTCGACGACCTGCACGGCCTGCTGCCGGACAACGCGCTGCGCGCGCAGGCGGCGGTGCTGGTCGGGCTGGTGCCGCGGCCGCAGGGCGTGCAGGTGCTGCTGACCCGGCGCACCGACGGCCTGCGCCAGCACGGCGGCCAGGTCAGCTTCCCGGGCGGGCGGATCGAGCCCGACGACGAAGACGCGGTCGCCGCGGCGCTGCGCGAGACCTTCGAGGAGATCGGCGTGCCGCCCGCGCAGATCGCGCCGCTGGGCTTCCTCGACCCGCTGGTGACCATCACCGGCTTCCGCGTGCTGCCGCTGGTGGCGACGGTCGATCCGGCCTATGTCGCCGCGCCCGATCCGGCGGAAGTCGCGGCGGTGTTCGAAGTGCCGCTGGCGTTCCTGCTGGACCCCGACAACCTCACCACCCGCACCCTGGAATACAAGGGGCGCGCGCGCCACGTGCTGGAGTACCGCTGGCCCGACCAGCGCATCTGGGGCGCGACCGCGTCGATGCTGCTCAACCTGCGACAACGCCTGGAGGCCGTGCGATGAGCGACTGGACCACCCTGGTATCGGCCGAAGACCTGGCCGCGGCGCTGGGCCGCGACGATCTGATCGTGATCGACACCCGCACCTCGCTGACCGATCGCGCCGCCAGCGAACAGGCCTATCGCCAGGCGCATATCCCCGGCGCGCGCTACGCCGACCTCGACCGCGACCTGTCCGACCACCGCAAGCCCGGCGGCGGCCGCCACCCGTGGCCGGACGCGACCGATTTCGTCGCCACGCTCGGCCGTTGGGGCGTGACCGCGCAGCATCAGGTCGTGGTCTACGACGCCGCCGACGGCGCGCTCGCCGCCTCGCGCCTGTGGTTCCTGCTGCGCGTGCTCGGCCATCGTCGCGTCGCCGTGCTCGACGGCGGCTGGCAGCGCTGGAACGCGCTCGGATTGCCGACCGACGCGCAACTGCCGGCGCCGCAGCCGACCTCGTACGAGGCCGGCTACGACGCGCGCCGCCTGCTCGACGCGCAACAGGTGCGTTCGCTGCTCGATTCCGGCGGGCTGCTGATCGACGCGCGCGCCGGCGAACGTTTCCGCGGCGAAGTCGAGCCGCTGGACCAGCGCGCCGGCCACGTGCCCGGCGCGCGCAACCGCGCGTACGCGCTGAACCTCGACGACGGCCGCTTCAAGTCGCCGCAGGCGCTGGCGCAGGAGTTCTCGCCGCTGCTGCAGGGGCGCGAACCCGCGCAGGTCGCGGCGATGTGCGGCTCGGGCGTCACCGCCTGCCATCACCTGCTGGCGCTGGCGCATGCAGGCTTCGACGGGGCCGGTCTATACACCGGCTCGTGGAGCGGCTGGATCGAAGACCCGCAGCGGCCGGTGGCGACCGGGGACGAGTGAGGCGGGGTTCGCCGCATCTCCTGCATATCGTTATCTCCTGCATGCCGTCATCCCCGCGAACTCCTGCGTCCCGCAGCGACCGATCGCTTTTGTGGGAGGGCCTTCAGGCCCGATGCTCTTCGCTCAGGTCGCCGCGATCCGAGCGAAGAGCATCGGGCCTGAAGGCCCTCCCACAAGAGCGAAGAGCATCGGGCCTGAAGGCCCTTGCACAAGCCCATCGGCGCGGCCGCCTGTCGCATCGAAGCCATGAGAAAGACGTCGCCTTTTCATGCGCAATCGGTGCATTCCATAACGATATGCAAGTGACGCGCATCGCGTAATCGCTGCGTCACATCCCGTTCCCATCCTTGCGCGCAATTCGCTCTTCAGGGGGAGCGCGCCATGGTGCGTGCCGCGGTTTCGTCGCTGTTGTTCTGGTTCGTCCTGCTGTTCGCCGCGGCCGCGCCCGCGCAGGAGGCCGAACGGGTGCGCATCAGCGGTTCCAACACGCTCGCGCATGCGCTGGTGCCGACGGTGGCGCAGGCTTGGTTGCGCGATATCGGCTATCGCGACATCCAGGTGCGCAAGCCGCGCGCGGCGCTGACCGAGATCCACGCCACGCGCGACGGCCAGCCGCTGGTGGTGGAGATCGCCGCCAGCGATTCGGCGCTCGGCTTCGCCGACCTGGTCGAAGGCCGCGCGCAGATCGCGATGATGGCGCGGCGGCCGAACGCGGCCGAGATCGACGCCGGTTGGCAGCTCGGCGACCTGGCGTCGCAGGATCAGGAGTTCGTGGTCGCGCTCGACGGCGTGGCGGTGGTGGTGAACCGCGCCAATCCGATCGCGCGGCTGGACCTGGAGCAACTGCGCGCGCTGTTCTCCGGCCGCTCGCGCGACTGGCGCGAACTCGGCGCCGCCGCCGGCGAAGTGCATCTGCATCTGGACGCGAACGCCGGCGCGGTGCGCGACCTGATGAACGACAAGGTCATGCGCGGCGCCGCGTTCGGCGAGGCGCAGATGCACTCCGACGCGCGCGCGCTGATCGCGGCGGTCGCCGCCGATCCGTTCGCGGTCGGGCTGGTTCCGATCGGCGAGAGCTACGGCCAGGGCGCGCGGCCGGTGGCGGTGTCCGACGGCGGCCGCGCGATCGCGCCGACCCGCACCGACGTGCTCAGCGAGGACTATCCGCTCAGCCGCCGGCTGTACCTCTACGGCGGCCAGATGATGGGTGCGCTGAGCCGCAGCTTCGCCTTGTATGCGATGGGCCGCGGCGGCCAGCGCGCGGTCGCCCGGGCCGGCCACGTCGCGGTGACCCTGGTGCCGGGCCGCGCGCGCGCGCTGACGCTGGGGCCGCTGGAATACCGGCAGATGGTCGAACGCGCGGTGCGCCTGCCGCTGAGCCTGCGCTTCAACTTCGCCGGCTCCGGCGAGGCCGCGGTCGCGGCCAGCGTCTACGACAGCCGCGCGGTGCGCGACCTGGACCGCCTGCGCAGCTTCATGCGCCTGCCGCCGAACCGCGGCCGCAGCGTGCTGGTGGTCGGCTTCGCCGACGCCAGCGCCGGCTCGCCGATGGCGTCGATGATGATGAGCAACGACCGCGCCGATCTGGTCGCGCAGGAGCTCGTCTCGCGCGGAATCAAGGTACAGGTGGCGCGCGGCATGGGCACGGCGCTGGCGGTGGCGGGACCGCGCGATCCGCTGGCGCGCTATCGCAACGAGCGGGTCGAGGTGTGGTTGCTTTGAAGCGAGGAGCGAGCGTGGAGGAGTGAGGAGTGAGCGAAAGCTTTGGCTCGCTCCTTACTCCTCCACGCTCGCTCCTGCGTCACTTGCCCAGCTTCGCCACCAACGCCTGCAACGCGGCCTGGGTGTCCGGCGAATACCAGGAGTCGACGAAGCGGTCGAGCTCGATATGCTCCGGCCGCAGCGCCTCGATCAGGTCGGCGCGGGCCAGCGCGCGGGTCTGCAGCATCGCGCTGCGCGGCA contains these protein-coding regions:
- a CDS encoding DUF6053 domain-containing protein is translated as MLFAQVAAIRAKSIGPEGPPTRAKSIGPEGPCTSPSARPPVASKP
- a CDS encoding substrate-binding domain-containing protein gives rise to the protein MVRAAVSSLLFWFVLLFAAAAPAQEAERVRISGSNTLAHALVPTVAQAWLRDIGYRDIQVRKPRAALTEIHATRDGQPLVVEIAASDSALGFADLVEGRAQIAMMARRPNAAEIDAGWQLGDLASQDQEFVVALDGVAVVVNRANPIARLDLEQLRALFSGRSRDWRELGAAAGEVHLHLDANAGAVRDLMNDKVMRGAAFGEAQMHSDARALIAAVAADPFAVGLVPIGESYGQGARPVAVSDGGRAIAPTRTDVLSEDYPLSRRLYLYGGQMMGALSRSFALYAMGRGGQRAVARAGHVAVTLVPGRARALTLGPLEYRQMVERAVRLPLSLRFNFAGSGEAAVAASVYDSRAVRDLDRLRSFMRLPPNRGRSVLVVGFADASAGSPMASMMMSNDRADLVAQELVSRGIKVQVARGMGTALAVAGPRDPLARYRNERVEVWLL
- a CDS encoding sulfurtransferase translates to MSDWTTLVSAEDLAAALGRDDLIVIDTRTSLTDRAASEQAYRQAHIPGARYADLDRDLSDHRKPGGGRHPWPDATDFVATLGRWGVTAQHQVVVYDAADGALAASRLWFLLRVLGHRRVAVLDGGWQRWNALGLPTDAQLPAPQPTSYEAGYDARRLLDAQQVRSLLDSGGLLIDARAGERFRGEVEPLDQRAGHVPGARNRAYALNLDDGRFKSPQALAQEFSPLLQGREPAQVAAMCGSGVTACHHLLALAHAGFDGAGLYTGSWSGWIEDPQRPVATGDE